In the genome of Bremerella sp. P1, the window CAGCATCCTGCTCCAGTAGCAGGGCATGGCCTATCTTTGAAGGAAGCTTTGTTCAACCTCGCACATCGCAACCCTTCACCTAACTGATTCGCGTTTCCAGCACTTTCGAGCGACTCGAGTCCTGAAAACCGAATGCTGAAGACATCGACATGACCGCCATTGTTGCCATTTTTGTTCTCGTCGGCCTGGTATGGGGAACCATCCTGGCCACGCGTGGCAACTTGCTCTTGGCCTGCGTCGGTCTGCTGATCGCGACCGCGACTGCCGGTGTTTATTTTCTGCAATTCGACCTGGGTGGTATTACCCTCTCGATTGACCGCTTGGCGATTGTCGGCCTGGTTGCCGCGTTTATCTTTCAGTGGAAGTTGGGAAAGATCGAGGTCCGTCCCTGGATGGCAATCGATACCGTCATCGCCATCTTCTTTGGCGTGCTGTTCTTCAATACGTTTACCCATGACTTTCGCAACATCGAACCAGGCCAGGTTCCGCCGGTTCAGCATCTGATCAACGGCTACTTGATTCCCCTGACGGTCTACATCGTCGCGCGAAACTTGAAGTACGATGAAAAGCAGATCGACTGGTTTCTGATGGCAATGACCGCGTTTGGTGTTTACCTCGCGGTAATCGGCATCTTGGAAGGACTTGGGCTCTATGGATTCGTCTTCCCTCGCTACATCGCCGATCCCAAGATTGGTCTGCACTTTGGTCGTGCTCGCGGACCAATGGTTCAATCGGTGAGCTACGGCGTCTACTTATGCGGATGCCTGCTGACAACGTGCCTGCTTTGGACGCGGGCCTCCAGCAAGTGGAAGTGGTTTATCCTCAGCCTGATTCCGCTGTTCCTGGCGGCCATATTTTTCACGAAAACACGAACCGTCTGGGCTGGCTGCGGCTTGAGCTTGATGGCGGGCATCTTCCTGACCATGCAAGGTAAGACGCGGACCGTGCTTATCACCGGCATGATTGCCTGTGGTCTGCTGGCCGTGGTTGCCAAGTCGGATGCGATCATGGGACTGCAGCGGGAAGGCTCGGTTCAAGACACGCGTCGCTCGGTCAGTATGCGAGCCAGCTTTACGTACGTTTCATGGGAGATGTTCCTCGATCGACCGGTCTTGGGACACGGCTTCAGTCAGTTCAAGAAGGCCAAGCTACCGTATCTTGCCGATCGCAATGTCGACCTGGTTCTCGAATCGATTCGCGACTACGACCATCACAACACGTTCCTCAGTGTGCTGTGCGACCTGGGCCTGATGGGCTTTATTCCGTTTCTCGCGATGTATGGAATGTGGTTGCGTAACGGCTGGCGGCAGGCCCGCAGCAATTCGCCTGAGTGGGCAAAAGCCGTCGGCACCCTAGGCGTCGGCGTCGTCCTGATTGCCGTCTGCCAGATGATCGGTCACGAAATCACCTTTATGCCGTACGACCATCTATTGATCTTCCTGGTCGCCGGCATGAACGCTGCCCTGGCCTATGACTTTGGCCTGGTGAAGCGAACCCAACGAACTACCCCACCTACACCCTGGCAACACCAGGCCGCTGCTCGAGGTTAACCGCACGATGAGTTCTGACCGCATTGAAATGTTTGGTATCGAGATCGATTCGCTCCGCATGAGTGGGGCTGTCGATCGGTTGATGAACTGGTGCAACAGCGAAACCGATGCCGCGTGCCGCTTTGTCGTTACGCCGAATGTCGATCACACGGTACTGCTGCAAACCAGTGCTCCCCTTCGTGATGCCTACCGCGATGCTGACCTCGTGCTGGCCGACGGCTGGCCGGTGGTGTTTGCTTCGCGACTATTTGGCAAACCGCTTCCCGAGCGAGTTACTGGCAGCGACCTGATCCCTGCCCTGTTCCGCGCCGCTGACAAATCGGCCCCGCTGAAAACCTTCCTACTAGGGGCTGCCCCTGGGGTCGCTCAGCGAGCTGCCGTCAATGTCCACAAGCAATACCCCAACGTGCAGATCGTGGGAACCTACAGTCCGCCACTGGGCTTCGAGAACGATCCAGAAGAGAATCAGCAGATCCTGGAACGCATCGCTGATGCCCAGCCACAGCTGCTAGTGATTGGGCTGGGGGCTCCTAAACAAGAACTGTGGATCCATAACGTCCGTCACCAAGTGGCCGCCAAAGTGGCCGTTTGTGCTGGTGCAACCATCGACTTCTTAGCCGGCGAAAAAAGCCGAGCTCCCAAGTGGATGCAGCGAACCGGCCTGGAGTGGGCCTACCGTATCGGCACCGACCCGAAACGCTTGGCCAAGCGTTATGCCAAGGATGCGGTCGTCTTTCCACGCATCCTCTGGAACGAATGGATGAAGCCGGGCCTGCGTCGCCCCGACTTTTCCAAATAGCACCATCCCTCTATAGTTGCGACAAGGAAGTCGAATCATTCACTCGCTTTTTGGGGAGTCCCCCAGAAGTCTGAGCTGCAAGTAACAAGAAGGATAGATCGTGCGTCGCGCGCTGGTATTGGTGGTTGATGGTTGGGGAGCCGGGTTTCTCGGTTGTTACGGGAACTCGTGGCTCGATACACCGGCGCTCGATCAGTGGGCTTGCCAGTCGGTCCTCTTCGAGCAGTGCCTGTCGGAGTGCCCTGCCCCACTGGACCTCTATCCGCATTTGTTTGAAGGCTCTCATCCAATTGGTCCCGTCGAGCCCAACGGCTTGATGAGTGCCCTGGCCGATGCCGACATTCCGGTGCACCTTCTTTCTGACGACCCGCGCTTACTCGAGCTACGCGACACAACTCGGCTCACTTCGGTCGAAACGTTTCCCGGAGTTGCCGAAGAGGCAGCTAATTCGCCAGAAGAAACGACAATCGCTCGCTTCGCTGGAGTCCTTCTCGATTGGCTCGAAGAACCAGCACGCGAGGAGATCATCTGGGCTCATGCCCGCGGGCTGCTGGGTCCATGGGATGCCCCGTACAGCTTTCGGGAAGATCTCGCCGACGAAGAGGATCCCGATCCGCCAACCATGGTGCACCCTCCCTTCGAACGTGAAAACCGCGAGTTCGATTCCGACCATGTCCTGGGCATCACCCAGGCCTATGCTGGCCAGGTCACCGTGCTCGATATGCTGCTTGGGGAACTCCTGGCGACCATCGAAGAGCTACCTGAGGACCAACAGCCGCTGGTTGTGTTGACCTCGACCGGTGGTTATCCGCTCGGTTTGCATGGACAGATCGGACGCGATGACGAATCGACGGTACGTCTCTACAGCGATACGCTGCACGTGCCTCTCTTGATTCGTCTGCCTGGCGGGAAAGATGGCCTGGCTCGCTGCCAAGGCCTCGCACGACTGGGTGATATTCTTCCAACGATCGCACAGACATTCGGACTGGAAGCATCCCCCCAGGAAGGGCTCAACTTGCTTGAAGTCCGTCTGAGGGACGAGCGTGAGTTCGTCCTGTGCGGGGTGGCCGATCAGCGATGTTTCCGCTGCGATCATTGGAGCCTGCGATACCACCTGCCTGACTTAGAGACTCCGCTGGATGAGATCGACATCCACCAGATTGCGACTGAGTTGTTTGTCAAACCTGACGATCGCTGGGATGTGAACAACGTTGCTGACCGCTGCAAGAATATCGCGGAGGCAGGCCTGCAAACAGCGTTGGCGATGGAACACGCCTATCGCAATAATCTGCCGCTGCCGGAACTGCCGGAAGAACTTCGCACGGTCGTGCAGTAACGACTACTGGAAGCGTGGGAAGCGTGGCGTGTAGCTGCGGAAGGTCTCGAGCCAGGTCTTGGTTTCTGGCTCTTCCTTCGGAGCATTCTTCTGAGCCATCGATGCCGCGCGGGTCTGTTCGAGTTGCTGCGCGAGGGCTGGAGAGATGGGCACATGCCGCTCGAGGAACTTCACCCAGTAGCTACCCAACAGGCGATGGCAATCGCCGACGTCAGCCTGTTGGTATTTGGCATAAGCGAGCGTAACCAACTTGTTGAGTTGGTTGATCTCGTTGTCGCGGAAAGCAACATCATAGACTTCGATTCGATCGACCAGAACGTTGCCTTCGCCCATCATGTCGAAACCGATCTTGGCACGTTCCAATTCCGGTGGAAGATCGAGCACAGGGTAAGCGAACTCGCTCCACTCCGACTGTAGCGGGAACGGGGTGCCTGAGCCAACCGAGACCGGACGGTAAACATTCTGACTGCCAATGTAGCCATCCAACACAATCCTTAGGTTGGGCTGAATGTTGCGACCATCGTTCATCAGGTGCATCTTGAGCATCATCCGCCGACTATCGGGGATTTCGAGCTCCTCACTCCGCGCCCATACGACCTGGCCATTACTTTGCATTCGTAGCGATTGCAGGCCTTCGTAGACCTTCACTTTTTCGAGCCCAATCGTTGTGCCGGGCTGATTGCTGATCGTCCAGCCGGGGATCTCGCCACCAGTCGATGCCTGCTCGAAGTTGCCATTGGAAAGGATCGCAACCGGAGGCATCGCCCGGATGCTTCGCAGGCGTAGTGCCAACGCATCCAGCTTTTCACGCATCGTTCGCATCACCCCGGTAGGCAGATACACCTTCGCCCCGGTGATGGCGACATCGTAGACGTTCACCTTACAGGCAATCAAACCGTACGCCGGGATCGTGACGCTCCATTGGCTTTCTCCCTTGGGCTGCGGGCCGCGAGAGATCTGGCTGTTCGCCAGAGGAGTAATCACACCATTGCCAGGCAGTTGCACCGTGAGAGATGCATTCAAATCCCATGGCGTTGGGTTGACGAAGTAAAGCGTTGTCTCACTTCCGGCGGATAGCTTGCGGATCACCAGCGGCTGCGATTGGGGTACGTTCAAGCGATGGTAGTTGCCACGCGGCAGTTGTTTATAGACAGACAGAAATTCGTGCAGTGACTGATCCTGCCCCATCGGCACCATCCACCCACCATAGAAGATCGAGAGATCGTCTTCCTGGGCCAAATGCTCGACCAGCGGACGCCGCACTTCGGCGCCGCTGCCAGCGAACTGCGAAGCAATCCAGGTAAACGTTCCGTCACGCCCAAAGGGTTTGGCTTGATCGAAGCCGGCGACATGTAGCGTATCAGGCACATGGAAGTGCATCACGCTGCGATTGTCTTCGTCGCCGTAGGAAACCTCTTCTTCTCGTGCCGCTTGGTAATGAGCGTACCAGCGGGCTCGCTTCTCGTTCCCTTTCGGGCGAACGAAGTTGGTTTCCAGCAATGCGATGTTTGGGTGAGCCTTGTAACGCTTGGCATCAATACCCAGTTCCAGCAGAACATCGGTCGTGGTTACCGTACGAGGCAGCTCAGGCGTCAGTCGTTCTTTGGCATGCGGTCCGTGGAAGCAGCCAGCCGTGTTCAGGTACAACACGGCATTTGAGTTGGCACTTCGCAGAATGGTCGCCAGGCGGGCATGCAGTTGAAACATCCGCTGGCCACGCCACTTGAGCCACTCTTGCCATTGTTCTTCCAAAACCCAGTTGCTGCGGGTTTTCACATCGCCAGGGAGATTCGCGAAGACTTGCTGCTGCACTGGCGGCAAGGTCTGCGCGAACAACAACAGGGTGTTCTCGTCCATGCCCCACTGGGGACCCGGCAACAAGGCAAACCCATCGCCGTCTAAGTTCAGCGAAATGCCGGCGAAGGATGGGTGATGGCCATATCGAGAGACGAAGTCGAGCACCAGATCGCTAATGGCCTGCTGAACGTCTTCGTTCAATGGATTGTAATAGGCCCCTTCACCCACCGACGAGCCGAGCTGATCCATTGCCGGCTGGCCAAGATGGTTCAGCGGCGCGGCATAGTTTGGATCGGCGGAAGTCACACGGGCTTCTTCCAGGCGGACAATCGGAGCATTCAATTCCATCGCCGGAATGAGTCGCAAATTGGCTCGATCGAACTGCCGGAATAGAAGTTCGGCGATATCCTTCTTGAAGGGATCGCGACCGTCATCAAAGAACAACCCCTTGTCGAATTTCGGAGTCGAGCGGAAGTGAGGGCTCGGATAAAGGGCTCCTCCTTCACTCATTACGCTTACGCAGGCGGCGTTGAAACCGACGCGTTTCATGTGCTCGACAACACGGTTGCTCCCTTCCAGGAACGTGAGCCAGTCTTCCAGCGATCGGTTAGAGGCCGCGTTTAGGTCTTCTGGGGCGCCGAATCCCTTGGCAAACAGGGGCTTATCCCAAAAAGCAATCGCCAGACGATCATCGTCGGACGTGGTGGCGTCGGCTGGTGTTTCGTTTTCATCCCCAGACATGACCGGTCGACCTGCCAACACACTAATGCGTCCAAAGGTCGAAGGCTTCTCGGCATCACGGCAGGTCAACAACAGCATGGGCGTGTTGGTACGCGGCCAGAAGACGAGTCGGTGCTTGGCTTCGCCTGGCTTATCCCCTGGCTGCGGCTGCGGAACTTCAACGCCGGAGTCGATTCCAATCGGGGTGATCATGCCGGCGGCGTCGGGCTCGACAATGCTGATGCCTAAGCTTTGTGCCAGGTCGGTCGGGTATTCCACCTCAACCACCAACGGTGTGCCCATCGTCTCGATTGGCAAAGGATACGCGTGCCATCCGCCCGGCTGCAATTGCTGCCACTTACGATCGTTATGATCAACCGTCTTTGTCAGGTTGTTGTGCAGCTCGGATGTCTTCGACTTGATCCATGGATTGTAGGAAGCCAGCTTCGAGAGCCTTGGCCACCAGTCAGCATGCGTTGGATCGAATGAGGCCAACATACGAGGTTCTTCCGTGCTGGGCACGTACTGAAGCTCGGGATCGATCACCACAAACTGTAAGATGCGTTGGTGAGTCGGCTTGGAAGCGAAAACCAGGCTGCTCAGCCGCTGTTCCGTCATCGTGATGGCGAGTTCGTACACGCCTTCTTCGGCCGGTACTTCGACTTCGACGGCCTCGCCCAGGTCGATCTTCCCTTGGGCATCAACCGTACTGGTGAACTTCTTTTCCCAGATCGATCGGCCGGCACGCGCAGGACGCAAGCGAACCAAGGTCTCGACCGTCGTTCCGGTGGGGAACTGGGTACGATAGCCGGTAATGCTTGCTCGTAACGGTTCTTTTGGTGAGAAGACCAGGTGATCGCGATAGAGCTCGGCTCGGATAATATCGCCGGGAGCACGCTGCACCAGGATGCGTGAGCCCTGGTCGTCGAGTGCCGCCTGGTAGGGCTGCTGCAACAGCGATGTCACGGGGATGGAAATGGGCGCGATCTGATCGTTTGGACTACCTGAGAGTTGGATCGTGAGCTGAGCCCCAGGCGGAGCTTCGATCTGAACATCAAATCCGTCGTAGATACGCGGAGTGAGATGATTAATCTCGATCCGCCCTCGAGCCGGTTGGACGGCTCTGGCTTCATCGGCTTCCATACCGAGTAGATGGACCAGGCGAATCTTACCGGCCGTCAACGAGATATTCCCTCGCCAACGCTTTTCGGAATTACCGCCCCAGGCGATTCGCAAGGTGCTGCGAATGGTTTCGACCGGTACGTCCGCTTGAGCATGCGACTTGGCAGTTGCCAACAGCGCAACGAGCAACGCACAGAACGACGCAAACCGTCGCGCGAACTTCCTATTCGCGTGTCGGCGCAGACGATCGGAGTGCTGTCGGCCGGGACTTCCCTGTACCAGTCGTTCCAGCATAACGCTGCATATCTCGGAGGAACGGAATAATGTGTCCTGATTGGACAATGGCCGCGGATTATAGACAGAGAACGGAAATCGCTGCCAGAGCGAAATTAGATCGTGTCACCGCTTCCTCGCAACAGAGTGCGAAGGTGCTTGTTTTAGATCGGCGAGAGCGCCGGGTGGTTGAGAAACAGGGTAAAGGAGAGAAACTCTCCAATACCCAGTTCTGGAGAATTCTCGTGCGATATTTCTCAACCACCCGTGATCCGCGCTTCTCGCTATGGCGACCGCCGAGAACAGGACACTCGGCGGGATCGCCCGGGAGGGTGACTCATAGAGCGGCTTCCGGCTATTGGGAAACCGCGTTAAGTTCAAATGTGGTTTAGCTTTCTGTTGTGGCACTATCGGGTGCGGCGGTACGACGTCGGCGACGCTTTGGCTTGGCGGCACCCCATTCCTTGGTCAGCGTTTCAAAGACCTCTGGAGATTCGTAGCGGATGATCGTCTTGCCTTCGGGCATAGGACCGATCAAACCACGGAAAACAGGCATGCCACGCAGTGCGAGATCGGTGCTGCTGTCTTCGGTACCGACTTGGGAGTGCATCTTGAGCAGTGGCTCGGCCGATTCGTAGTCTTTGATTCGGATCTCGCCGTTTGCCCCACGGGTCACCACTCGGAAGGTGTCTTTCTTTGCCATATCTACCAATGCCTCCTCAATTCCAACTGGCCACATTGCCTTTCACACAAGCAGGTATCGGAACGTGTGCTAGCGAAGCCAAACCTTTTTCTGATGGGAAGTTACATCAGTATTCATAGGCACAGAGCGAACAGCCCGCATATCGTGCAGTTTCGGAAGAGAGACTTGTAAAGCGTACCTTGGTAGTCATTCGCACAGCCGTCGCAACAACACGCCTGACGCTATATCCATTCGCGCAGACTACGCAGAACCCCTCCTCAGTGCCGCACAACACCCCGCAACGGAATTCATCGCCATTGTGTTTTTTTGTTGCACTTTTACAAATCGGACGTAAAATAGTCAAAAACTCCGGTTTTCCTCTATACCGGCCCTGGGTAGTCGCAAAGTCGGAGCCGCTATCGGGCCAAGGCGAGTCAACATTCACTCCTCAGATTCCTGCTTCGTCCTGGTCGATTCAGTTATTCCTCATCTATCCATTCCTTGCTCGGAGACCGCTTTCATGCACAAGAAATCTGGCTTCACGCTCGTCGAGTTGTTGGTAGTGATCGCCATTATTGGCGTGTTAATCGCCTTGTTATTGCCTGCGGTACAGCAAGCCCGCGAAGCAGCTCGACGTATGCAGTGCACCAACCAACAAAAGCAATTGGGCTTGGCGATTCACAATTATCACGACACCTTTGGCAGCTTTCCTCCCGCAGCCATTTGGCTGGGTTCAGGCACGCAAGCGCCAGAGAACGGTCGCGATGGCAATTGGGGAGCGACTTGGGCGTTGATGTTGCTGCCATTTATTGAGCAGGACAATCTTCACGCTCAGTACAACTTTGGGGTCATCGCCCGTAATGGCAATGCGACCAGTGGGAATAACCAGGTAACTCGTCAACGTCCCGACGCTTTTCTTTGCCCAAGTCATCCCGATGTCACGGGACGCTTGACGCAAGACTTCAATGGCTTTTCCAAAGTCAATTATGCCGTCAGCCTGGGTGCCGCGCGACAATGGCGACGAACGGACTTCAACAACAGCGCCCGCAAGGGTGCGTTCAGCTGCGTCGAGCAGTATGGTGCCAACTTTCGTGACATGACCGACGGAACCTCTAACTCGATCATATTGAGCGAGATCTTCATCGTCAGTTCCGGCGGCGACGACCGCGGTGCCTGGGGTTGGAACACCGGTGCCACATTCAATGGTCGCAATGGCTCGAACATCCTAACACCGAATGATAATCAGCAGTACGACTCGTCGCACTACTCCTTCAATTCGACCTCGCAAACCATCTATGGAATGAACAGCAACCCCGACACGCTCGACGGTTGTGTTGCCGCTCGCAGCTTCCATCCAGGTGGCGTGGTTATGTGCTTGGGTGATGCCAGCTGCCAATTCGTGGCCGAGACGATTGACGAAACCATCTACGTTAACGCTTTGGCCATCGCTGACGGCAATCCGACCCAACTTCCTTAATTCGGTCAACTTCCCCGAACCCAACATTAACCAGAAAAGCCCATTTGATCTGCTCGTCCAGCAAATGGGCTTTCTTTATTCATCCGACATCTTCCGCCCAACACACGTAACGACAACCATCATGATCACACGCAACTTTCTGCTTCTGGCCGCATGCCTGATTCTCTTTACTGGATGCCCTTCCGGTCCCGCGACTCAAGGGGGCGGAACTTCCGACGGAGAAATTGGGCAAATGACTAAGGATCAGGTCGAGACCTTCCTGACTAAGGCCGAAAAAGCTCCTTCTCGAGCTGCAGGCGATCTTGCGCTACTGCTTGAGTCGCTGGAAGGAAGCGCCGAACGTAGCGAGGCGTTTGCCAAAGTCCGCGACGAGGCGAAGAAGCTTCAAGAGCTGCTTGAGGCGAATGCCGGCAAAGACGAAGTCACCGAGCAGATGGCATCGCTTCGTTCAGCGACCGGCGAACTGCCGACGCCGAGCAATTAGCGACGCAGGTTACCCATCGGCGTGAGTGAAGTCGAACCGATCCGTGGTGGGTCGTTCTGCAAGTTAGAAACCCCACCGATCGCATTTCGCGAAGCGACACTTGCGGCCGGTTGAGCTGGCGGAGCAATCGCAATCCGCGTTACCTGTTCCTGCTCGACCATCTTTAGCGTGGTGACAGGCCGCGAGACCGTTCGCTCGGCCGGGACCAGTTCGCGGCGTGTGACCGGTGTGCGAACGGTTTCCGTACGTTGCTCCCAGTGCGTCCGCGGTACCCAGCGATAGGCAACCCGCGGCGGGGCGAACGGGTTGATGGTAAACGGTGTGTAGGCTTCCCAGCGGTACTCGGTGACCGGGGTATAGTAGGCCCGCTGCGACTCTTGAATATCGGTCGTCAGCCGCTCTTGGTAGAACTTCTCGGTGTGGGTCTGGTAGTTGGTCTCCGAGACCGGCACATTGACTTTCTGTACGACTTCGCGATAGGTCACTCCGTTACGTTCGACGTAGCGAACATCTTCGGCTAGAAGTGGTTGAGCGGTCCCGAAAAACAGCATCCCCAGGACAAGTTCGCGGCAGCGCATCCTGCG includes:
- a CDS encoding O-antigen ligase family protein, which produces MTAIVAIFVLVGLVWGTILATRGNLLLACVGLLIATATAGVYFLQFDLGGITLSIDRLAIVGLVAAFIFQWKLGKIEVRPWMAIDTVIAIFFGVLFFNTFTHDFRNIEPGQVPPVQHLINGYLIPLTVYIVARNLKYDEKQIDWFLMAMTAFGVYLAVIGILEGLGLYGFVFPRYIADPKIGLHFGRARGPMVQSVSYGVYLCGCLLTTCLLWTRASSKWKWFILSLIPLFLAAIFFTKTRTVWAGCGLSLMAGIFLTMQGKTRTVLITGMIACGLLAVVAKSDAIMGLQREGSVQDTRRSVSMRASFTYVSWEMFLDRPVLGHGFSQFKKAKLPYLADRNVDLVLESIRDYDHHNTFLSVLCDLGLMGFIPFLAMYGMWLRNGWRQARSNSPEWAKAVGTLGVGVVLIAVCQMIGHEITFMPYDHLLIFLVAGMNAALAYDFGLVKRTQRTTPPTPWQHQAAARG
- a CDS encoding WecB/TagA/CpsF family glycosyltransferase encodes the protein MSSDRIEMFGIEIDSLRMSGAVDRLMNWCNSETDAACRFVVTPNVDHTVLLQTSAPLRDAYRDADLVLADGWPVVFASRLFGKPLPERVTGSDLIPALFRAADKSAPLKTFLLGAAPGVAQRAAVNVHKQYPNVQIVGTYSPPLGFENDPEENQQILERIADAQPQLLVIGLGAPKQELWIHNVRHQVAAKVAVCAGATIDFLAGEKSRAPKWMQRTGLEWAYRIGTDPKRLAKRYAKDAVVFPRILWNEWMKPGLRRPDFSK
- a CDS encoding sulfatase-like hydrolase/transferase, with the translated sequence MRRALVLVVDGWGAGFLGCYGNSWLDTPALDQWACQSVLFEQCLSECPAPLDLYPHLFEGSHPIGPVEPNGLMSALADADIPVHLLSDDPRLLELRDTTRLTSVETFPGVAEEAANSPEETTIARFAGVLLDWLEEPAREEIIWAHARGLLGPWDAPYSFREDLADEEDPDPPTMVHPPFERENREFDSDHVLGITQAYAGQVTVLDMLLGELLATIEELPEDQQPLVVLTSTGGYPLGLHGQIGRDDESTVRLYSDTLHVPLLIRLPGGKDGLARCQGLARLGDILPTIAQTFGLEASPQEGLNLLEVRLRDEREFVLCGVADQRCFRCDHWSLRYHLPDLETPLDEIDIHQIATELFVKPDDRWDVNNVADRCKNIAEAGLQTALAMEHAYRNNLPLPELPEELRTVVQ
- a CDS encoding family 10 glycosylhydrolase; the encoded protein is MLERLVQGSPGRQHSDRLRRHANRKFARRFASFCALLVALLATAKSHAQADVPVETIRSTLRIAWGGNSEKRWRGNISLTAGKIRLVHLLGMEADEARAVQPARGRIEINHLTPRIYDGFDVQIEAPPGAQLTIQLSGSPNDQIAPISIPVTSLLQQPYQAALDDQGSRILVQRAPGDIIRAELYRDHLVFSPKEPLRASITGYRTQFPTGTTVETLVRLRPARAGRSIWEKKFTSTVDAQGKIDLGEAVEVEVPAEEGVYELAITMTEQRLSSLVFASKPTHQRILQFVVIDPELQYVPSTEEPRMLASFDPTHADWWPRLSKLASYNPWIKSKTSELHNNLTKTVDHNDRKWQQLQPGGWHAYPLPIETMGTPLVVEVEYPTDLAQSLGISIVEPDAAGMITPIGIDSGVEVPQPQPGDKPGEAKHRLVFWPRTNTPMLLLTCRDAEKPSTFGRISVLAGRPVMSGDENETPADATTSDDDRLAIAFWDKPLFAKGFGAPEDLNAASNRSLEDWLTFLEGSNRVVEHMKRVGFNAACVSVMSEGGALYPSPHFRSTPKFDKGLFFDDGRDPFKKDIAELLFRQFDRANLRLIPAMELNAPIVRLEEARVTSADPNYAAPLNHLGQPAMDQLGSSVGEGAYYNPLNEDVQQAISDLVLDFVSRYGHHPSFAGISLNLDGDGFALLPGPQWGMDENTLLLFAQTLPPVQQQVFANLPGDVKTRSNWVLEEQWQEWLKWRGQRMFQLHARLATILRSANSNAVLYLNTAGCFHGPHAKERLTPELPRTVTTTDVLLELGIDAKRYKAHPNIALLETNFVRPKGNEKRARWYAHYQAAREEEVSYGDEDNRSVMHFHVPDTLHVAGFDQAKPFGRDGTFTWIASQFAGSGAEVRRPLVEHLAQEDDLSIFYGGWMVPMGQDQSLHEFLSVYKQLPRGNYHRLNVPQSQPLVIRKLSAGSETTLYFVNPTPWDLNASLTVQLPGNGVITPLANSQISRGPQPKGESQWSVTIPAYGLIACKVNVYDVAITGAKVYLPTGVMRTMREKLDALALRLRSIRAMPPVAILSNGNFEQASTGGEIPGWTISNQPGTTIGLEKVKVYEGLQSLRMQSNGQVVWARSEELEIPDSRRMMLKMHLMNDGRNIQPNLRIVLDGYIGSQNVYRPVSVGSGTPFPLQSEWSEFAYPVLDLPPELERAKIGFDMMGEGNVLVDRIEVYDVAFRDNEINQLNKLVTLAYAKYQQADVGDCHRLLGSYWVKFLERHVPISPALAQQLEQTRAASMAQKNAPKEEPETKTWLETFRSYTPRFPRFQ
- a CDS encoding DUF1559 domain-containing protein is translated as MHKKSGFTLVELLVVIAIIGVLIALLLPAVQQAREAARRMQCTNQQKQLGLAIHNYHDTFGSFPPAAIWLGSGTQAPENGRDGNWGATWALMLLPFIEQDNLHAQYNFGVIARNGNATSGNNQVTRQRPDAFLCPSHPDVTGRLTQDFNGFSKVNYAVSLGAARQWRRTDFNNSARKGAFSCVEQYGANFRDMTDGTSNSIILSEIFIVSSGGDDRGAWGWNTGATFNGRNGSNILTPNDNQQYDSSHYSFNSTSQTIYGMNSNPDTLDGCVAARSFHPGGVVMCLGDASCQFVAETIDETIYVNALAIADGNPTQLP